One genomic window of Methanosalsum zhilinae DSM 4017 includes the following:
- the ndk gene encoding nucleoside-diphosphate kinase, with protein MEETYVMVKPDGVQRGLVGEIISRIERRGFKIVALRMNFIDEDTAKEHYAEHKEKPFFDSLIAYVTSGPSVSMIVQGKNAISIMRTINGATNPVDASPGTIRGDFAIETGRNIVHASDSQEAARREISIHFGEKESVDYRKIDEVCLYE; from the coding sequence ATGGAAGAAACTTATGTAATGGTAAAGCCTGATGGAGTTCAGAGAGGACTCGTAGGAGAGATAATATCCCGCATTGAAAGAAGAGGTTTCAAAATAGTTGCACTCAGAATGAATTTTATTGATGAGGATACTGCAAAAGAACATTATGCAGAACACAAAGAAAAGCCGTTCTTTGATTCATTGATAGCATATGTAACATCCGGACCTTCTGTTTCAATGATAGTCCAGGGAAAAAATGCAATATCTATCATGAGGACAATCAATGGCGCTACTAATCCAGTGGATGCCAGTCCTGGCACTATTCGCGGAGACTTTGCCATTGAAACCGGCCGAAATATTGTACACGCCTCGGATTCACAGGAAGCTGCCAGACGTGAGATTTCGATTCATTTCGGTGAAAAGGAATCTGTTGATTACAGAAAGATTGATGAAGTCTGTCTATACGAATAA
- the purE gene encoding 5-(carboxyamino)imidazole ribonucleotide mutase: MVDISILMGSESDRAIANRVTSVLENSNYSFEVEVISAHRDPEKLEEYIKESDSKVFVAIAGLSAALPGVIASKTKKPVIGVPVNAKLGGLDALLSIAQMPPGVPVASVGIDNGANAAHMAIRILDLCKVSQ; the protein is encoded by the coding sequence ATGGTAGATATATCAATTTTGATGGGATCCGAATCAGACAGAGCTATAGCAAACCGTGTCACATCAGTTCTTGAGAACAGTAACTACTCCTTTGAAGTAGAGGTCATCTCAGCACACAGGGATCCTGAAAAGCTTGAGGAATATATAAAAGAAAGTGATTCAAAAGTGTTTGTTGCCATTGCAGGCCTTTCAGCTGCATTGCCTGGAGTGATAGCATCAAAGACTAAAAAACCAGTAATTGGAGTTCCAGTAAATGCAAAACTTGGTGGATTGGATGCACTCCTTTCAATTGCCCAGATGCCACCCGGTGTACCTGTTGCAAGTGTTGGAATCGATAATGGTGCAAATGCAGCACATATGGCAATAAGAATACTGGACCTTTGTAAGGTTTCACAATAA
- a CDS encoding shikimate kinase: MELNGQGYATGAGTIINAIATWKGAAFGIDLKTYAQVDLSQKYPGIKGIIENNPGADTRLIERAVELVLEHFNMKFGGTVSTTTQIPLASGLKSSSAAANASVIATLDAIGETMDPLDAVKIGVQAARDVGVTVTGAFDDACASLLGGVVITDNSSMELIKRENVEMEVLILSPDRKAYSSQTDVIRSKLMAPWIDIAYGLALEGKYENAMTLNGFLYCSALGFDSEPLMKGLEAGINGVSLSGTGPSYVALVDHDKVSTLQKYWNELNISGNMIKTKINNEPSMKSR; the protein is encoded by the coding sequence ATGGAACTTAATGGTCAGGGCTATGCAACTGGTGCAGGAACTATCATAAATGCTATTGCAACCTGGAAAGGTGCTGCTTTTGGAATTGATCTAAAAACATATGCCCAGGTTGATCTCTCACAGAAATATCCAGGTATAAAAGGTATTATCGAGAACAATCCCGGTGCAGATACAAGACTTATAGAAAGAGCTGTTGAACTCGTTCTTGAACATTTTAATATGAAATTTGGAGGTACGGTCAGCACCACAACCCAGATCCCTCTAGCCAGCGGCCTCAAAAGCAGTAGTGCTGCAGCAAATGCGTCAGTAATCGCAACCCTGGATGCAATCGGAGAAACAATGGATCCACTTGATGCTGTAAAAATTGGAGTGCAGGCTGCCCGGGACGTTGGAGTTACCGTGACAGGAGCTTTTGATGATGCCTGCGCATCACTTCTGGGAGGAGTAGTGATCACTGATAATTCCAGTATGGAACTTATAAAAAGAGAAAATGTGGAAATGGAAGTCCTCATTCTCTCCCCGGACAGAAAAGCTTACAGTTCACAGACTGATGTAATCCGTTCAAAACTCATGGCACCCTGGATAGATATTGCCTACGGCCTGGCACTGGAAGGAAAATATGAAAATGCAATGACACTCAACGGTTTTCTATACTGCAGTGCACTGGGATTTGATTCTGAACCACTGATGAAAGGTCTGGAAGCAGGAATAAATGGAGTCAGTCTGTCTGGCACAGGCCCTTCCTATGTAGCACTGGTAGATCATGATAAAGTCAGTACTCTTCAAAAATACTGGAATGAACTGAACATAAGCGGAAATATGATAAAGACCAAGATCAATAATGAACCTTCAATGAAATCTAGGTAA
- a CDS encoding 2-oxoacid:acceptor oxidoreductase subunit alpha translates to MSVDLNIKIGGEAGQGLQTISSVLAKTLLRGGYNVFESQYFLSRIRGGHNYSEIRVSDEEILSKKENVDILIALDRSSIDQHIDELSDGVILIDKNEINIEDEISSIFHVPFSDIAEDVSGNKLYTNTVATGAALGLLCYDFEYLAEVLTDSFSSKGDEVVQKNIDAAKAGYDYSQENYSQKCHFSLQSIDNTSKKMLITGNEAIGLGAISAGLKFLSAYPMSPSTGALTYVAQKADQYNIIVEQAEDEIAALNMAIGASFAGTRSMVTTSGGGFSLMAEALGLAGITETPVVIYIGQRPGPATGLPTMTEQGDLEFVIHASQGEFPRCILAPATAEDAFYLTARAFNIADKYQIPVFILADQYLVDSSFTSKIFETSRISRDRHILSADEIESAGEYKRYKITDSGVSPRAVPGVTKELVMADSDEHNEIGHIDQTSENRIRMNNKRLRKMEGLKNEIYPPRIYGSKRPDLTFVGWGSTYGPLKESVDILNKNGAHVNLIHFNEVYPLPAKEIQNIFSDVEKCVCVENNATGQFARVLKIETGVEISDTILKYDGLPFTADYIINKVHERKMI, encoded by the coding sequence ATGAGTGTTGACCTTAACATAAAAATCGGAGGGGAGGCAGGCCAGGGTCTTCAGACTATCAGCTCTGTACTTGCAAAAACCCTGCTGCGTGGAGGATATAATGTCTTTGAGTCTCAGTACTTTCTGTCACGTATACGAGGAGGGCATAACTATTCTGAAATACGTGTAAGCGATGAAGAAATACTTTCAAAGAAAGAAAATGTGGATATTCTGATAGCTCTTGATAGATCTTCAATAGATCAGCATATCGATGAGCTTTCCGATGGAGTAATACTGATCGATAAAAATGAAATAAACATTGAAGATGAGATATCTTCTATATTCCATGTTCCATTCTCAGATATCGCCGAAGATGTTAGCGGTAATAAACTTTATACAAATACTGTTGCTACAGGTGCAGCTCTTGGATTGTTATGTTATGATTTTGAATATCTTGCAGAAGTGCTTACAGACTCTTTTAGTAGCAAGGGAGACGAAGTTGTACAGAAGAACATTGACGCTGCAAAAGCAGGATACGATTATTCACAGGAAAACTACAGTCAAAAATGCCATTTTTCACTTCAATCTATTGATAATACATCCAAAAAAATGCTGATCACAGGTAACGAAGCAATTGGTCTGGGAGCAATATCTGCCGGTTTGAAGTTTCTGTCAGCCTACCCCATGTCACCATCCACCGGTGCATTGACTTACGTGGCACAGAAAGCAGATCAATATAACATCATTGTTGAACAGGCAGAAGATGAAATAGCTGCCCTTAATATGGCAATAGGAGCTTCATTTGCAGGAACAAGATCAATGGTTACCACATCCGGTGGGGGGTTTTCACTTATGGCTGAAGCCCTTGGACTTGCCGGTATAACTGAAACACCTGTTGTAATCTATATAGGACAAAGACCAGGGCCTGCAACCGGCCTTCCCACAATGACCGAACAGGGAGATCTGGAATTTGTAATCCATGCATCACAGGGAGAATTCCCAAGATGTATCCTTGCTCCGGCAACTGCAGAAGATGCATTTTACCTGACTGCCAGAGCATTCAATATTGCAGATAAGTATCAGATTCCGGTCTTTATTCTGGCTGACCAGTATCTTGTGGATTCATCTTTTACATCTAAAATATTTGAAACCTCCAGAATATCCAGAGACAGACACATATTATCTGCCGATGAAATAGAATCAGCGGGTGAATACAAAAGATACAAAATAACAGATTCAGGAGTTTCACCAAGGGCAGTACCCGGAGTTACAAAAGAGCTGGTAATGGCTGATAGCGACGAACATAATGAGATTGGCCACATTGACCAGACTTCAGAGAACCGTATAAGAATGAACAATAAAAGGCTCAGGAAAATGGAAGGGTTAAAGAATGAGATATACCCGCCCAGAATATACGGTTCAAAGAGGCCGGATCTAACATTTGTGGGATGGGGATCAACATATGGACCCCTGAAAGAATCAGTGGATATCCTCAATAAAAACGGAGCTCATGTGAACCTAATACATTTCAATGAAGTATATCCTCTACCTGCAAAAGAAATACAGAATATATTCTCAGATGTAGAAAAGTGTGTCTGCGTAGAAAATAATGCTACAGGACAGTTTGCAAGAGTCTTGAAGATAGAAACAGGGGTTGAGATCTCAGATACTATACTAAAGTATGATGGGCTTCCCTTTACTGCAGATTATATCATAAACAAAGTTCATGAAAGGAAGATGATCTAA
- the rpl7ae gene encoding 50S ribosomal protein L7Ae: MMKKLDVPEELVNKALEALEMARDTGKVKKGTNEATKAIERGVTKLTIIAEDVSPEEIIAHIPVLCEEKNTPYIFVKEQKELGAACGIGVACAAVAITDAGKGKETIDDIVEKMSSLK; this comes from the coding sequence ATGATGAAAAAATTAGATGTTCCAGAAGAACTGGTCAATAAAGCATTAGAAGCGCTTGAGATGGCAAGAGATACAGGCAAAGTCAAGAAAGGAACAAATGAAGCAACAAAAGCAATTGAAAGAGGGGTTACAAAACTTACTATCATTGCAGAGGACGTAAGTCCTGAAGAAATTATTGCTCATATACCGGTCCTTTGTGAAGAAAAAAATACACCATACATATTTGTAAAAGAACAAAAGGAACTGGGGGCAGCCTGCGGTATTGGTGTGGCATGTGCTGCTGTTGCTATCACCGATGCTGGTAAAGGTAAAGAGACGATTGATGATATCGTCGAAAAAATGAGTTCACTTAAATAA
- the infB gene encoding translation initiation factor IF-2 — MAENKKLRTPIVCVMGHVDHGKTSLLDKIRGTAVVAGEAGAITQHIGATEVPIDIIVNKCGQPQLINKFIVPGLLFIDTPGHHAFTSLRSRGGALADLAIVIVDINEGFMPQTIESLQILKRFKTPFVVAANKIDRIPGWRTNPEKPFAESFKNQSENVQQLIDTRIYELVGELYKLGFNSERYDRVTDFQKNVGIVPISAATGEGVADILMILLGLAQKFLESNLRFDANNPGTGTVLEIKEEKGLGTTIDVILYDGTLKKGDTIVVGSLGNPIITKVRALLKPRPLTEIQTEEKFKSVNEVTAAIGVKIAAPSLEKALAGTAVRVAGSDNADEIAKEIKTELEQVTLPTGSTGVAIKADTIGSLEALVNELTKEEIPIRKAGVGDISHRDIVEVAAIEDPYYSVIIGFNVSMLPDAREKIQSSEIKVFMGNIIYRLIDDYKDWVKKQKEQSEKTIAELIVKPGRFTIMPGCVFRQSKPAVVGVKIVGGSVKNNVEISTQDGDVVGKVKGLQLEGENISKASIGMEVAMALEGPTVGRQIKEEDTLYVNIPERHAKVLEQELYDSLTADEVETFESFLSIKRRDNPFWAK; from the coding sequence ATGGCTGAGAACAAAAAACTTAGAACACCAATAGTATGTGTAATGGGGCATGTGGATCATGGAAAGACCTCGTTGCTTGACAAAATCAGGGGCACTGCTGTAGTAGCAGGTGAAGCTGGTGCTATAACACAGCATATTGGTGCTACCGAAGTTCCAATAGACATAATTGTAAACAAGTGTGGTCAACCTCAGTTAATAAATAAATTCATTGTTCCCGGCCTTCTATTTATAGATACTCCCGGACATCATGCATTCACTTCTCTTAGAAGCCGTGGGGGAGCCCTTGCAGACCTTGCTATAGTAATCGTTGACATAAATGAAGGCTTTATGCCGCAAACAATTGAAAGTCTTCAGATTCTGAAAAGGTTTAAAACACCTTTTGTTGTTGCTGCTAACAAGATCGACCGAATTCCAGGATGGAGAACCAATCCAGAGAAACCTTTTGCTGAATCTTTCAAGAATCAGAGTGAGAATGTACAGCAGTTAATAGATACCAGAATCTATGAACTGGTTGGTGAACTTTACAAACTTGGATTCAACTCAGAACGCTATGACAGAGTTACAGACTTTCAGAAGAATGTGGGTATAGTTCCAATAAGTGCTGCAACTGGAGAAGGGGTTGCGGATATTTTGATGATCTTACTGGGTCTTGCACAGAAATTTTTGGAATCCAACCTTCGTTTCGATGCAAATAATCCCGGTACAGGGACTGTACTGGAAATTAAGGAAGAAAAGGGGCTTGGAACTACAATTGATGTGATCCTTTATGATGGAACCCTGAAAAAAGGTGACACAATTGTAGTGGGAAGTCTTGGGAATCCCATAATTACAAAGGTCAGGGCATTACTGAAACCACGTCCTCTTACTGAAATACAGACTGAAGAAAAATTCAAGTCTGTTAATGAAGTGACTGCGGCAATAGGTGTGAAAATTGCGGCTCCCTCGCTTGAAAAAGCACTGGCCGGTACAGCTGTGAGAGTTGCAGGTTCTGATAATGCAGATGAAATTGCAAAGGAAATCAAAACAGAACTGGAACAGGTTACACTTCCAACTGGAAGTACAGGTGTTGCGATCAAAGCTGATACTATAGGGTCTCTTGAAGCTCTTGTCAATGAACTGACCAAAGAAGAGATCCCCATCAGAAAGGCAGGAGTGGGAGATATTTCTCACAGGGATATTGTGGAAGTGGCAGCTATTGAAGATCCTTATTATTCAGTTATAATTGGCTTTAATGTCAGTATGCTGCCTGATGCCCGGGAAAAAATTCAGTCTTCTGAAATAAAAGTATTTATGGGTAACATTATTTACCGCTTGATAGATGACTATAAGGACTGGGTTAAAAAACAAAAAGAGCAATCTGAAAAGACGATTGCTGAATTGATAGTCAAACCTGGAAGATTTACTATTATGCCAGGATGTGTTTTCAGACAGAGTAAGCCTGCTGTTGTTGGTGTAAAAATTGTAGGTGGAAGTGTGAAAAACAATGTAGAGATATCGACTCAAGATGGTGATGTGGTAGGGAAAGTCAAGGGCTTACAGCTTGAAGGAGAAAATATTAGCAAAGCCTCGATTGGAATGGAAGTTGCTATGGCACTTGAAGGACCTACAGTTGGACGGCAGATTAAGGAAGAAGATACTCTCTATGTAAATATACCTGAAAGACATGCAAAAGTGCTTGAACAGGAACTATATGATTCTCTCACGGCTGATGAAGTCGAAACGTTTGAATCATTTCTGTCTATAAAAAGAAGAGATAATCCATTCTGGGCGAAATAA
- a CDS encoding chorismate mutase, producing the protein MNQLNEAREEIHDIDTEIISLIKRRVDMADKILRFKKEEGISINDESQNEVVLRRATDIATELNLDSGAVRKIFKILIQMNIDRQHELSGEGNLP; encoded by the coding sequence ATGAATCAGCTGAACGAAGCACGGGAAGAAATCCATGATATTGATACTGAAATCATCTCGCTTATAAAAAGAAGAGTAGACATGGCAGACAAAATTCTGAGATTCAAAAAAGAGGAAGGGATATCAATTAATGACGAGTCTCAGAATGAGGTCGTTCTAAGAAGAGCGACCGATATTGCTACAGAACTCAATCTTGATAGTGGTGCGGTAAGAAAAATTTTTAAAATACTTATACAGATGAACATAGATCGTCAACATGAATTAAGTGGAGAGGGGAACCTCCCATAA
- a CDS encoding 30S ribosomal protein S28e, whose amino-acid sequence MADENTGYAAEVIDVIGNTGMHGEASQIQCRVLEGRDKGRIITRNCVGPVRIGDVFMLLETSREAKKLTTR is encoded by the coding sequence ATGGCAGATGAAAATACAGGATATGCGGCTGAAGTAATTGACGTTATTGGAAACACCGGCATGCATGGCGAAGCAAGCCAGATACAGTGTCGTGTATTAGAAGGCCGTGATAAGGGAAGAATTATCACACGTAATTGCGTTGGTCCTGTTAGAATTGGCGATGTTTTTATGTTGCTGGAAACATCAAGAGAAGCCAAGAAATTAACTACAAGGTGA
- the pdxT gene encoding pyridoxal 5'-phosphate synthase glutaminase subunit PdxT: protein MRIGIIALQGDVSEHERMLQLTLNQREEECNIVPIKHKGLVPSCDGLILTGGESTTLSRLLVTEGIAEEIIDANIRQVPIMGTCAGMIVIAKRGDEQVEKTGQYLLSIMDIGIKRNAFGRQKDSFEIMLDIDPLEDPYNAVFIRAPAIIEYGKDVKPLALVGDLTVAAEEKNILALAFHPELTDDIRIHNYFLDKVSSLADQE from the coding sequence ATGCGCATAGGGATTATAGCATTACAGGGAGATGTAAGCGAGCATGAGAGAATGTTACAACTTACTCTCAATCAAAGAGAAGAAGAGTGCAATATAGTCCCTATAAAGCATAAAGGACTTGTTCCTTCATGTGATGGATTAATCCTTACGGGGGGTGAGAGTACCACCCTGTCCCGTCTGTTAGTTACAGAAGGCATTGCTGAGGAAATCATAGATGCTAACATCCGTCAGGTTCCGATTATGGGAACGTGTGCAGGCATGATTGTAATAGCAAAAAGAGGGGACGAACAGGTTGAAAAGACTGGGCAGTATTTACTCTCAATAATGGATATCGGAATCAAAAGAAATGCATTTGGAAGACAGAAAGATTCTTTTGAGATAATGCTGGATATAGATCCTCTTGAAGACCCGTATAATGCTGTATTTATACGCGCCCCTGCAATCATTGAGTATGGGAAGGATGTGAAGCCACTAGCGTTGGTTGGAGACCTTACAGTTGCAGCAGAAGAGAAAAATATCCTGGCCCTTGCGTTTCATCCGGAACTTACAGATGATATAAGGATACATAACTATTTTTTAGATAAAGTTTCTAGCCTAGCAGACCAGGAATAA
- the pdxS gene encoding pyridoxal 5'-phosphate synthase lyase subunit PdxS, which produces MELENLKHGTELIKRGFAKMQKGGVIMDVTTPEQAKIAEDAGAVAVMALQAVPADIRKAGGVARMADPEIVANIIDAVTIPVMAKVRIGHFVEAEILETLGVDMIDESEVLTPADDQYHIDKTKYTVPFVCGARNLGEALRRISEGAAMIRTKGEAGTGDVSEAVRHMKQIMGEVRELAGKNKEELTMVARDIEAPADLLIETAKLQRLPVVNFAAGGIATPADAALMMRLGADGIFVGSGIFKAENPEKMARSIVKAANNYDKPQVLAEVSKGIGAGMKGISISTIAHEESLQLRGW; this is translated from the coding sequence ATGGAACTTGAAAATCTAAAACATGGAACTGAATTGATAAAAAGAGGTTTTGCCAAGATGCAGAAAGGAGGCGTCATCATGGATGTGACAACTCCTGAGCAGGCAAAAATCGCAGAAGACGCAGGTGCAGTTGCAGTAATGGCACTTCAGGCAGTACCAGCGGATATCAGAAAAGCCGGCGGTGTTGCAAGAATGGCAGATCCTGAGATTGTGGCCAATATCATTGATGCTGTTACAATACCAGTAATGGCAAAAGTGCGTATCGGACATTTTGTGGAAGCTGAGATCCTTGAAACTCTTGGTGTTGATATGATTGATGAGTCAGAGGTATTGACTCCGGCAGATGACCAGTACCACATTGACAAAACCAAATATACAGTACCTTTTGTATGCGGTGCACGAAACCTTGGTGAAGCACTTCGACGTATATCAGAAGGTGCTGCAATGATAAGGACAAAAGGTGAAGCAGGTACTGGTGATGTAAGTGAAGCTGTGCGCCACATGAAGCAGATCATGGGAGAAGTTCGAGAACTTGCCGGTAAGAATAAAGAAGAACTTACCATGGTGGCAAGGGATATTGAAGCTCCTGCAGATCTTTTAATCGAAACTGCAAAGCTCCAGCGCCTTCCTGTGGTAAACTTTGCTGCTGGCGGGATTGCTACTCCTGCAGATGCAGCACTGATGATGCGCCTTGGTGCAGATGGCATTTTTGTAGGATCAGGTATATTCAAGGCTGAAAATCCGGAAAAAATGGCCAGGTCTATTGTAAAGGCTGCTAACAATTACGACAAACCGCAAGTCCTGGCAGAGGTCTCAAAGGGCATAGGAGCAGGCATGAAGGGAATAAGTATCTCAACAATAGCCCATGAAGAAAGCCTTCAACTACGCGGCTGGTAA
- the nikR gene encoding nickel-responsive transcriptional regulator NikR produces the protein MESELSRIGVSIPVDLLSRFDEIMHQTGYSSRSEGIRDSIKSYIKYYEWVCEVKGERVGIISVIYNPSQHGISEKFSSIKYSYPEILISTSSIYISEREILEVIILQGNAEEIKLFNENIMAQKGVKYVRLSTIELTND, from the coding sequence ATGGAATCTGAATTATCAAGAATAGGAGTATCTATTCCAGTAGACCTTTTATCCAGATTTGATGAAATTATGCATCAGACCGGCTATTCCTCTCGCTCCGAAGGGATTCGGGATTCCATCAAGAGTTATATCAAGTACTATGAATGGGTATGTGAGGTAAAAGGAGAAAGAGTGGGGATCATTTCTGTAATATATAACCCATCTCAGCATGGAATATCAGAAAAATTTTCATCAATCAAATATAGTTACCCTGAAATATTGATATCCACCTCAAGTATATATATTTCTGAAAGAGAAATTCTCGAAGTTATCATACTTCAAGGAAATGCAGAAGAGATTAAATTATTCAATGAAAATATTATGGCTCAGAAGGGCGTCAAGTACGTAAGGCTCAGTACAATTGAGCTTACCAATGACTGA
- a CDS encoding 30S ribosomal protein S6e: protein MADFKVVVSDPKTKTYQFDVKGTDANKFIGKSIGENIDGGVVGLKGYTLKITGGSDKTGVVMRRDIPGPKRRKILLSASTGYKPKSNGVRRRKLMHGREIATDTIQINTKIIGYGEKPIDEILGGSPAEGVEE, encoded by the coding sequence ATGGCAGATTTTAAAGTTGTAGTTTCGGATCCCAAAACAAAAACTTATCAGTTTGATGTAAAAGGGACCGATGCAAATAAATTTATAGGAAAGTCAATCGGAGAAAATATTGATGGCGGTGTGGTTGGCCTGAAAGGTTATACTCTAAAGATAACCGGTGGAAGCGATAAAACCGGAGTTGTTATGAGACGTGACATACCAGGGCCAAAAAGGCGTAAAATTCTGCTTTCTGCCAGTACTGGCTATAAGCCCAAATCCAATGGTGTCCGTAGAAGAAAACTCATGCATGGACGTGAAATTGCAACAGACACTATCCAGATCAATACAAAAATAATCGGTTATGGTGAAAAACCTATAGACGAAATACTGGGTGGAAGCCCTGCAGAGGGAGTCGAAGAGTAA
- a CDS encoding 50S ribosomal protein L24e, giving the protein MEQRKCSFCGEFLEPGCGNLFVKKDGSSYYFCSSKCEGNYKLGRLSRRTPWTEQGRIYLKK; this is encoded by the coding sequence ATGGAACAGAGAAAATGCTCATTCTGTGGTGAATTTCTTGAGCCAGGATGCGGTAATTTATTCGTCAAAAAGGATGGGTCAAGTTATTATTTTTGCTCTTCGAAATGCGAGGGCAACTATAAACTTGGAAGACTTTCAAGACGTACTCCCTGGACCGAGCAGGGGCGAATCTATCTCAAAAAATAA
- a CDS encoding ABC transporter permease: MTTYDISNYSLVLCGLLLLIPAIISYITKLKIMQESMTTVGRMAIQLFLVGLFLTFLFDLNNSYINMAWVLVMVLVAAYTSIDNINLKVKELYFPMVCSFLGGNILILLYFNHFVVSLDHLFDARYLIPIAGMFLGNSLRGNVVGVSDFFNSIKHNEVSYINRLSFGAKKHEALMPYIRNSLLVSLRPTLASMVTIGIVTLPGMMTGLLLGGASPILAIKYQMAIMIGIYVSTMLTVSLSLFMSIYGGFDNYGLIKKQIFRNV; this comes from the coding sequence ATGACTACCTATGATATTTCTAATTATTCACTTGTACTGTGTGGATTGCTTCTATTAATCCCTGCAATTATCAGCTACATAACAAAATTAAAGATAATGCAGGAATCGATGACTACGGTTGGCAGGATGGCTATCCAGTTGTTCCTGGTAGGATTATTTCTAACTTTTCTTTTTGATCTGAACAACAGCTACATCAATATGGCATGGGTCCTTGTAATGGTTCTTGTTGCAGCCTATACTTCAATTGATAATATCAATCTTAAAGTGAAGGAGCTATACTTTCCTATGGTATGCTCGTTTTTAGGTGGCAATATTCTTATTCTTCTATATTTCAATCATTTTGTTGTCAGTCTGGATCATCTGTTTGATGCTAGATACCTTATCCCGATTGCGGGTATGTTTCTGGGCAATTCTCTTAGAGGAAATGTTGTAGGAGTAAGTGATTTTTTCAATAGTATTAAACATAATGAAGTCAGCTATATTAACAGGTTATCTTTTGGTGCAAAAAAGCATGAAGCTTTGATGCCATATATAAGAAACAGTCTTCTGGTTTCATTAAGGCCCACACTTGCAAGCATGGTAACTATTGGGATCGTGACACTACCGGGAATGATGACCGGTCTTCTTCTTGGAGGCGCATCTCCAATACTTGCAATAAAATATCAAATGGCAATAATGATCGGAATATATGTATCAACTATGTTGACTGTCTCACTTAGCCTTTTCATGAGTATATATGGTGGATTCGATAATTATGGACTCATAAAAAAGCAGATATTTCGAAACGTTTAA
- a CDS encoding ABC transporter ATP-binding protein has translation MSYVLVEYRNIHIDYENKKIINNFNLKVKKGDKILFKGRSGSGKSTLLKLIMGFSFPSEGLIYFNGNCLDCYNIWEVREQVCYISQYLDIWEGPVTNIFDEIFSYRKNLDKFDRNKLEYFLEYFDLDHKILQQDYDELSGGEKQRICIIIALLLDRDVYLLDEITSSLDQNMKEKVINYFVGNKDWTLIVASHDNQWEMDNMKVINIGD, from the coding sequence ATGAGCTACGTGCTGGTAGAGTACAGAAATATCCATATTGATTACGAAAATAAAAAAATAATTAATAATTTCAATCTGAAAGTAAAAAAAGGAGATAAGATACTCTTTAAAGGTAGATCAGGTAGTGGAAAGTCAACTTTATTGAAATTGATTATGGGATTTAGTTTTCCTTCTGAAGGATTGATATACTTTAATGGAAATTGTCTTGACTGCTATAATATATGGGAAGTAAGAGAGCAGGTTTGTTATATCTCGCAATATCTGGATATATGGGAGGGGCCAGTTACAAATATCTTTGATGAGATATTTTCCTACAGGAAAAATTTGGATAAGTTTGATCGCAATAAACTGGAATATTTTCTGGAATATTTTGATCTTGATCATAAGATATTACAGCAAGATTACGATGAACTTTCAGGTGGTGAAAAACAGAGGATCTGTATAATTATAGCTCTCCTGCTGGACAGGGATGTTTATCTGCTTGATGAAATCACTTCATCTCTTGATCAGAATATGAAAGAAAAGGTAATCAACTATTTTGTAGGGAATAAAGACTGGACTCTTATTGTTGCTTCACATGATAATCAATGGGAGATGGACAACATGAAAGTTATAAACATCGGTGATTGA